In Deinococcus sp. QL22, the following are encoded in one genomic region:
- a CDS encoding DNA cytosine methyltransferase produces the protein MKFGSLFAGIGGLDLGLEWAGMTCAWQVEINDYAGRVLKKHWPAVPLHKDVRDVGGHNLDPVDLICGGFPCQPHSFAGSRKADEDDRDLWEEFARIIRELGPRWVLAENVPGLLSSRFAGQRGGFFGKVLADLAEIGYDAEWDCIPASALGAHHQRDRVFVIAYPNGLGSYSFGTHGESSGQPKAFGHAGSDVAHADRSGCEEQHSPAQPGWAGEYSRRSHAALADANGERQPQSQGSECHERRWTSDRSADVADDTGLGQFPRPKTQHAEHDQADSQRASDVSRIRAGAARPDWSGPHPYPLTERDETGREIERDVYGVAHGVSARVDRLRGLGNAVVPAVSYHVGSLIMAAHQAVS, from the coding sequence ATGAAGTTCGGGAGCTTGTTCGCTGGTATCGGTGGCCTTGACCTCGGACTGGAATGGGCTGGAATGACCTGCGCTTGGCAGGTCGAAATTAATGACTACGCCGGACGTGTCCTGAAAAAGCACTGGCCCGCCGTGCCCCTGCACAAAGACGTGCGAGACGTAGGAGGCCACAACCTTGACCCCGTTGACCTTATTTGCGGAGGTTTTCCCTGCCAGCCCCACAGCTTTGCCGGATCGCGCAAAGCCGATGAAGACGACCGTGACCTCTGGGAAGAATTCGCCCGAATCATTCGCGAGCTTGGACCCCGCTGGGTACTGGCGGAAAACGTACCAGGGCTTCTATCAAGTCGCTTTGCTGGGCAGCGAGGCGGGTTCTTCGGAAAGGTACTCGCAGACCTGGCCGAGATCGGGTATGACGCGGAGTGGGACTGCATACCGGCTTCTGCCCTCGGCGCCCATCATCAGAGGGATCGGGTCTTCGTTATTGCCTACCCCAATGGCCTCGGAAGCTATTCATTCGGGACGCACGGTGAATCGTCCGGGCAGCCAAAAGCATTTGGCCATGCAGGTTCGGACGTGGCCCACGCCGACCGCTCAGGATGCGAAGAACAGCACTCTCCCGCCCAGCCTGGCTGGGCGGGAGAGTATTCCCGGCGCAGTCATGCGGCTCTGGCCGACGCCAACGGTGAGCGGCAACCACAATCGCAAGGGAGCGAGTGCCACGAACGGAGATGGACTAGCGACCGTAGCGCGGATGTGGCCGACGACACGGGCCTCGGACAGTTCCCGCGTCCCAAAACGCAGCACGCCGAACACGATCAAGCGGACAGCCAGCGGGCGAGCGACGTTAGCCGAATTCGTGCAGGAGCGGCAAGACCTGACTGGAGTGGCCCCCACCCCTACCCCCTCACTGAACGAGACGAGACCGGACGGGAAATTGAGCGTGACGTTTACGGAGTGGCTCATGGGGTTTCCGCACGGGTGGACAGACTTAGAGGATTAGGAAACGCAGTCGTGCCAGCGGTGAGCTATCACGTCGGCTCGCTGATCATGGCAGCCCATCAGGCGGTGAGCTGA
- a CDS encoding DNA methyltransferase: protein MTAAVLPQDYTDFLHAKQVETPALGFTPAALPAQLKPFQHDLVMWALQQGRAAFFAERGLGKAFMELAWAQAIAEHTGRPSLILAPLAVSWQLAREAQRFGIPAAVTRDGTLPEGVPVIISNYERLPHLDVSVFGGVALDESSILKSFMGRTKRDLIEAFANTPYRLAATATPSPNDTVELGNHAEFLGLMEPGEMLTRWFINDTTQAQTFRLKRHGELEFWQWVASWARALRLPSDLDPQYSDDGYLRPAPNYHAHTVQTDHSKAPEEDGALFRQVSASATSLHKELRDSLEQRAAVVADLVHAEPSEPWVIWVHTNLEADAVRALIPDAVEVRGNMTPDEKEARLTAFADGSTRVLLTKPSIAGWGMNWQHCARQVFVSLNYSFEELYQAVGRSDRFGQERPVQVHLVTTDTHSSVLATVRRKQAEHEAMQGKLIEATRGVRDGTAITLTVGPAHRRTETADRWTLHNGDCVAVTRTLPTASHDFQIFSPPFSNLYSYSPDLRDMGNTEDDTEFFRHFGYLIPELRRTLKPGRLCAVHVKNLQVYASSNGYSGLRDFRGDTIRAFLDAPKGEDGSFWSYHSEVCIWTDPVREMQRTKSDGLLYKNIKGNAAKNRQGMAEYVVVFRKWGPGMEDTERVTHDPEDFTLPTWQQYASPVWNDIRRTDVLNAKIARSDDDEKHLAPLQLEVVRRCVRLWTNPGDVVFTPFLGIGSEAYAALQLDRRAEGVELKPEYFEWAVRHAQQAAQDASYRLFPLEMEA, encoded by the coding sequence ATGACCGCCGCCGTGCTCCCACAGGACTACACAGACTTCCTGCACGCCAAGCAGGTAGAAACACCCGCCCTCGGCTTCACCCCCGCTGCCCTGCCTGCCCAGCTCAAGCCCTTCCAGCACGACCTCGTGATGTGGGCTCTGCAGCAGGGCCGCGCCGCCTTCTTTGCCGAGCGCGGTCTGGGTAAGGCCTTTATGGAACTGGCTTGGGCGCAAGCCATCGCAGAGCACACAGGCCGCCCCAGCTTGATCCTCGCCCCGCTGGCCGTTAGTTGGCAGCTGGCCCGCGAGGCGCAGCGCTTTGGCATCCCCGCCGCAGTCACACGGGACGGCACCTTGCCTGAAGGCGTGCCGGTCATCATTAGCAATTACGAGCGTCTGCCCCACCTCGATGTGTCCGTCTTCGGTGGCGTCGCCCTGGATGAATCGTCGATTCTCAAGAGCTTCATGGGCCGCACCAAACGCGACCTGATCGAAGCCTTTGCGAATACGCCCTACCGCCTTGCTGCCACGGCCACCCCTTCCCCCAATGACACGGTGGAACTGGGCAACCATGCCGAGTTCCTAGGCCTGATGGAACCGGGCGAAATGCTCACCCGCTGGTTTATCAATGACACCACGCAAGCGCAAACCTTCCGGCTCAAGCGCCATGGTGAACTGGAGTTCTGGCAATGGGTGGCCAGCTGGGCGCGCGCGCTGCGTCTACCCTCTGACCTCGATCCTCAGTACTCCGATGACGGGTACCTGCGCCCCGCCCCGAACTACCACGCGCACACCGTCCAGACCGATCACAGCAAGGCTCCAGAAGAAGACGGTGCCCTGTTCCGGCAGGTCTCGGCGAGCGCCACCAGCCTGCACAAAGAGCTGCGGGATTCGCTCGAGCAGCGCGCGGCCGTCGTGGCAGATCTCGTACACGCTGAACCGTCTGAGCCGTGGGTGATCTGGGTTCACACCAACCTGGAAGCCGATGCAGTGCGGGCATTAATTCCGGACGCCGTAGAAGTGCGCGGCAACATGACCCCGGACGAAAAAGAAGCTCGCCTCACGGCCTTCGCCGATGGATCTACTCGAGTACTTCTGACCAAACCCAGCATTGCCGGCTGGGGCATGAACTGGCAGCACTGCGCCCGCCAGGTGTTCGTCAGCCTGAACTACAGCTTCGAAGAGTTGTACCAGGCCGTAGGCCGCAGTGACCGCTTTGGGCAAGAGCGCCCCGTGCAGGTGCATCTGGTCACCACCGACACCCACAGCAGCGTCCTGGCCACCGTGCGCCGCAAACAGGCGGAACACGAGGCGATGCAGGGCAAGCTGATCGAAGCCACCCGTGGTGTGCGGGACGGCACGGCTATCACCCTCACTGTTGGCCCCGCGCACCGCCGCACCGAAACAGCAGACCGCTGGACGTTGCACAACGGGGACTGTGTGGCCGTCACGCGCACGCTGCCCACGGCCAGCCATGACTTCCAGATCTTCAGCCCGCCCTTCAGCAATCTCTACTCCTATAGCCCTGATCTGCGGGACATGGGCAACACCGAAGACGACACCGAATTCTTCCGGCACTTCGGCTACCTGATTCCTGAACTGCGCCGCACCCTGAAGCCAGGCCGTCTGTGCGCCGTGCACGTCAAGAACTTGCAGGTGTACGCCAGCAGCAACGGCTATAGCGGCCTCAGAGACTTCCGGGGCGATACCATCCGCGCTTTCTTGGACGCGCCCAAAGGGGAAGACGGCAGCTTCTGGAGCTACCACTCCGAGGTATGCATCTGGACAGACCCAGTGCGGGAAATGCAACGCACCAAATCCGACGGCCTGCTGTACAAGAACATCAAGGGCAACGCCGCCAAGAACCGGCAGGGTATGGCCGAATACGTGGTCGTGTTCCGGAAGTGGGGGCCGGGCATGGAGGATACCGAGCGCGTCACCCACGACCCGGAAGACTTCACCCTCCCCACATGGCAGCAATACGCCTCTCCGGTCTGGAATGACATCCGACGCACCGATGTGCTGAATGCCAAGATCGCCCGCTCTGATGACGATGAAAAGCACTTGGCTCCCTTGCAGCTGGAGGTAGTGCGCCGCTGCGTGCGCCTCTGGACGAATCCCGGTGACGTGGTATTCACGCCCTTTCTGGGCATTGGCTCTGAGGCTTACGCTGCGCTGCAGTTAGATCGTCGAGCCGAAGGCGTGGAGTTGAAGCCCGAGTATTTCGAGTGGGCCGTGAGACATGCTCAGCAGGCTGCGCAGGATGCCAGTTACCGTCTCTTCCCACTGGAGATGGAGGCATGA